Below is a genomic region from Macaca thibetana thibetana isolate TM-01 chromosome 1, ASM2454274v1, whole genome shotgun sequence.
TATatgaacatacatacatacatgtatgtatatacatatactcacACATTTTCACTAAGCTTTGAATTCACATTATCCTTCCCCAACTCTTCTAAACTTTTTTgctctgtgatttttttgttttaaagatttggCATGCCAAGTGATTCAAGAGAAAGATTGTACTCCTTTGTACAAGATTGTACCCAATTGTACTCCTCCTCAAATTTGCTCAGATGgaagttttgaaattaaatacTCATATGTGTACAGTCTGTGTGTGATAGGGTTGGCAGTGGGGGAAAGACGTATCATAGATAACTTTgagaattaagaaaacaaacttttctatatagatatataaaaagagCACCCTGACATGGGAAAATTACCTTTGGTTCTTGGTCTCTGAAAACACACTGTTGTGAAGTAACAGTTGTTGCATCAACAGAGGAACTTATTTTCTCTATGCTCTGGAGGATACTTCCTTTTCTGGGGGCATTGTGTCCTGTACTAAATCCATCTGGAAAGATTGGATTTGTGAataaagtcttactctgttttaAGTAGTTACTGAATTGGTTCATATGTGGATTTGTGGTAGAAGGAGATGGTTTCTCCACTTTATTCTTCTCTGCCCTTAGATTGGCCATAGAAGCAAGCTGGGTATTGGAAAGTGATTTTGTCTCCATCTGGGAAGATTTACTTTTAGCCAAAACAATATTTACAACCTCTCTGGATATTTCTGTGACTGGACTTGAACTCACTATCTGTAACGTGTCTTTTCTTACTGGAGTATCAGGAGAAACAGAATTCTGTTTGTCAATTTGTGATGGCAGAACATCTGTCCCCTTTTTAGCCAACAGATAGACTTTCCCATTAAACATAACCAAAGCATTATCTTTAATAGGCATATTTTTGGATTGTGTCCCACTACGATCGATGGTACTCAATGATGGCATATTTATAGTATTATCTCCCAAATTTTTCCTATCTAcgaaagtttttaaaatctttgaagCCACATTATTTGAAGACTTAACAGGAACAAGAGATGGCGTAAAAGGCTGTAGATTATCTTGGAAAATCCATTTCACTGGAGCTGCTTGAGAATGCTGACCACCTTTCAATTGTGTCTCTGTAGCAATATTCTTTGGAATTTGTGTGGTATTTAGTATTACTGGCTTTGCTATTTCTGTAACAGGTTTTGGGTAAATGTTTTGAAAGTTCTTGGTAACTACATTTTTCACTGTATTTACAGGAGATACATAAATAACAGTTGGCATTTGGGAGGCCTCAACCATTCCTGAGGTACTGGTGGTGGCAGTTGCAAGTATTTTTTGCTGCACTGAAGGAGGCAATGATGACGCTGGTACAGATTTCACTTCAGCATGGGCTGGAATCTGTAAATGATGCCCAGAAGGCAAAACTGGAGACTTCACAGTCACTGGAAGACTCTGGGTATTAACTACAATAAAAGATGAGTCTTTTTGTGTTGAGGGAGGAACAGCAAATGTTTGCATGGTGAGTCCATCAATTTTCACACCATGACTCTGAACTTTAGAAACTGATGAAGAAAAATTTCCAGTTCCCACAGAAGTAACTCTACCTTTTTCTGATGTATCTACTGTTCTTGTAAGAAAATAGTTTGAAGAACTGGCTGGCTGAAAAATGGGCAATTGAACGGATGCGCTTGTGGAAGAGCTGGAAATCTGAGTCTGAAAAGTAACTTGAACTGGTTTTCCTGTATTCCCTTTCAAAGCATCAGACATGACTGAAGATTGAACTAGTGGTATAAGATTTCCAGAAGACTTAGGAATTGGAAGTAATTGCAGAAGATTTTTTCCATCCGAGCCAATCGTCTGAACTACTTGGTACATGCAGCCTGAAACACTTAAAAGAACattgagtaaataaatacaaacatactACAtggtatatacattttattttaaaatatatatttgtaaatattatttttaaatattaaaatataaagtatataatcttccattttgagtttttaaagtgAAAGACTGCAAAACAAGTATTTTGAAGTAGAAGAGATAATGCTATAGTCAGCTTCTTATATTAGGCAATGGGtatgaaataataacatttattccTAAGACTAAAAGTAGACATTTCTAAGGTTTTGCCCTATATAAAATTATGCTACTAAAGTAAGCTCCTCTTAAAAATATTAGcatcttcccttccccctttccctgaATTCTTTACTCTTGTCCTCCTCCTCTACTCTCACTGAAGATTCTCATTCCCTCTCCCTTTATTCTTATTCCATTTCTCTCAATCTTTTCCCCCTCAATCTGTTCTGTCTTCTTCCTTCAATAACTCACAAGTTCTGCCAGCCATTCTTCTTTTGCCTAAGCTCTCTCTCATGGTGTTACCTTAGTTTGCCACATTTTTGTAGTATAGACTTCACTGAACTATTTATGTAGGAATCATTTTCTTCTGATTACTGTTTCAGCATATTTAAGGTTTAGCACTAAATAGTCCTTGGTATAGCAATTATTTATATTAGTCAATTGTCAATCACCTATCAACCCATACATATAATACCACTGCAATTTCAGCTAAACGATTTTCAATCAATGTGGAAAAGactagaaatcatttttttttaactgaatcaATTCTGACCCCCCATGCCTTGAATTATTTCTTAGTACAGATTGtctaattttaagaaaagtcAATATATACTAATCTCTGTTTGCATAATTAGTTATTTGGAGATTACTTGAATGTAGATACCTTACCTTATTTATATCTAAAACATCTTTCAGCTCCTGGGAAATATTGAGCTTTCATGGGATTCAGGGCCATCACACATACTATCACTCTACCTAGGTACTCCTCACCCAACTCAACTCTTCACATAGCTCAAGTCTTGGCATAAATGATATTTCTCAAGAGATACATTTTCTGACCATTTTATCCTTGTCCTTCCTTCATAATTAATCTATAACATCATGCTTGTTAGCTTCCTTCATGGTGTATATCATAGATTGTCATCATATATTAACACGTTTGTCTATAGACTGTCTCTCATGTTAAATTCTAGCAATATGAGTGCAGTGTCCATATCCCATAGACCTAGCATGGTCTTAGATAACTaagatcaaataaataaaaaagttcaagggcaaataataatgataataattaggATTCTCAAAAGTATAAaggtatgtttttaaaactctcaggtattaataaaaattaatacccAAAATTCTATGTATCCGTAGAAATGTTGGTTTACCTTTTTGCAGCACGAATAACATTATTATATccttacaaaaatgtaaaactgtctTTTGGACACTTGAGAGTGGGTCAAAATATTACATtgaccttttgttgttgttgttgttgagatagggcccggctctgtcatccagactggagtgtaggtatacaatcttggctcactgcaatctctgcctcctgggctcaaaccatccttctacctcagcttctcaagtagctgagactacagatgcacgccaccaaacccagctagtttttgtattttttatagaggcaaagttttgctatgttgcccaggctggtcatacACTgacttttaataaattaaaagttaactTCTAAAGAGAATAACCCCTAAGAAAAGGATGAATTCTTGCTTTCAGGGCTTTAAGAGGAAAAATCTACCTTTATTACCTCCCTGCACCACAAGAAAAGCACATTTGACCTGGATAAGCACATATTCAATATTAAGTCATTACACAAAAAGTTACCAAGTGTCTGTTATAATTTAAGCACCAGGTTCATTAGGAAAAAACGATCAGTAAGCTGTAGCCTCTGGGCCTAATCTGGCCCActctgtttttgtggattcttatattttaattgatttttaaaaatcaaaagagtaACAGTAGCCTCTGTAGTGGCTCCTCAGTCTTTTTGCCGACTCACACTTTTGAATCGACTTTCAAACGTTGGGAGTTTACCAAAGCTTAGAAAGAATCCTTCTCTTCCTATTCTGTACTCTTTCCTTAGATGCTTTCTTCTCAATTCATAACTTCAATTAAATTATCGCTTACATGTCAACAATTTCAATATTTCTATCTGTGGCTTCTTTGAAATGTAGGCTTATACATCCAAATTcccttttaacattttcattcagAATCTCAAACATTCCTAAAATTCAACATGGCCAGATCTCTTCCCATCCTAATCCCCCAAATTCCATCTTCTGCAGGGTTTTCTTTGCTAAATAGCATCTCATCTACCTTAGATGCCTTAAGTCAGAATAGGTAAATGCTCCTTTCTTATTCTCTATACTCAGTGATCACAAAATCCTGTTGATATTGTCTCCTAAATTTCCTTTGATCTGTTCAATTCTCTCTAAATCAACTGTTACCACTCTACTCCAAGCAAACATCATCTCTGGCTTAGAATACTACAATAGCTTcatgactgatttttttcttcaatcgTATCTTCTACTTTTCAATTTACTCAGCACACTAAAACTGATCTTTCCCTGCTTAAAACATTGCAGTGGCTTTCCATTATTCTTAGAGTTGTAGGAAGAAAACCATTGCTTCTGATGCAATGTTAAGCCAAAGGAAGAGAGGATTTTAAGAAAATTGGGCAATTATACTAAAAGTTTCTGAGATGCCAAATAGGATGAGGATTAAAAATGCACACCTGAAATAGTGCTGTGAAGATCACTGATGGCTTTAGTAAGAGCAGTGTGGTAGGGGAAAGAAGTTGCTGAGGAGTGGATATGAAGAAAGGAAGTAGACAACTCTTTCTAAACTTTGACTGtcaaggggaagagaaagacTGGCAGGAAGTTACAGGAATAAATGGTATCAAAGAAGggatctttcctttttctttgtttaaggTTAGATAAACCAGAACAAATGTAAATACTCAAGTGAGCCAGTTAAGGGAAGAAACTGGTGATAAAGGAACAAAA
It encodes:
- the LRIF1 gene encoding ligand-dependent nuclear receptor-interacting factor 1 isoform X1, with the protein product MSNNLRRVFLKPAEENSGSASRCVSGCMYQVVQTIGSDGKNLLQLLPIPKSSGNLIPLVQSSVMSDALKGNTGKPVQVTFQTQISSSSTSASVQLPIFQPASSSNYFLTRTVDTSEKGRVTSVGTGNFSSSVSKVQSHGVKIDGLTMQTFAVPPSTQKDSSFIVVNTQSLPVTVKSPVLPSGHHLQIPAHAEVKSVPASSLPPSVQQKILATATTSTSGMVEASQMPTVIYVSPVNTVKNVVTKNFQNIYPKPVTEIAKPVILNTTQIPKNIATETQLKGGQHSQAAPVKWIFQDNLQPFTPSLVPVKSSNNVASKILKTFVDRKNLGDNTINMPSLSTIDRSGTQSKNMPIKDNALVMFNGKVYLLAKKGTDVLPSQIDKQNSVSPDTPVRKDTLQIVSSSPVTEISREVVNIVLAKSKSSQMETKSLSNTQLASMANLRAEKNKVEKPSPSTTNPHMNQFSNYLKQSKTLFTNPIFPDGFSTGHNAPRKGSILQSIEKISSSVDATTVTSQQCVFRDQEPKIHNEMASTSDKGAQGRNDKKDSHGRSNKASHLKSDAEFKKIFGLTKDLRVCLTRIPDRLTSGEGFDSFSSLVNSGTYKETEFMVKEGERKQQNFDTKRKAKTIKKMDHIKKRKTENAYNTIINGEANVNSSQPLSSILPTSDVSQHNILTSHSKTRQEKRTEIEYYTCERQEKGTLNSDAAYEQSHFFNKNYTEDIFPVTPPELEETIRDEKIRRLKQVLREKEAALEEMRKKMHQK
- the LRIF1 gene encoding ligand-dependent nuclear receptor-interacting factor 1 isoform X2 codes for the protein MSNNLRRVFLKPAEENSGSASRCVSGCMYQVVQTIGSDGKNLLQLLPIPKSSGNLIPLVQSSVMSDALKGNTGKPVQVTFQTQISSSSTSASVQLPIFQPASSSNYFLTRTVDTSEKGRVTSVGTGNFSSSVSKVQSHGVKIDGLTMQTFAVPPSTQKDSSFIVVNTQSLPVTVKSPVLPSGHHLQIPAHAEVKSVPASSLPPSVQQKILATATTSTSGMVEASQMPTVIYVSPVNTVKNVVTKNFQNIYPKPVTEIAKPVILNTTQIPKNIATETQLKGGQHSQAAPVKWIFQDNLQPFTPSLVPVKSSNNVASKILKTFVDRKNLGDNTINMPSLSTIDRSGTQSKNMPIKDNALVMFNGKVYLLAKKGTDVLPSQIDKQNSVSPDTPVRKDTLQIVSSSPVTEISREVVNIVLAKSKSSQMETKSLSNTQLASMANLRAEKNKVEKPSPSTTNPHMNQFSNYLKQSKTLFTNPIFPDGFSTGHNAPRKGSILQSIEKISSSVDATTVTSQQCVFRDQEPKIHNEMASTSDKGAQGRNDKKDSHGRSNKASHLKSDAEFKKIFGLTKDLRVCLTRIPDRLTSGEGFDSFSSLVNSGTYKETEFMVKEGERKQNFDTKRKAKTIKKMDHIKKRKTENAYNTIINGEANVNSSQPLSSILPTSDVSQHNILTSHSKTRQEKRTEIEYYTCERQEKGTLNSDAAYEQSHFFNKNYTEDIFPVTPPELEETIRDEKIRRLKQVLREKEAALEEMRKKMHQK